The Halichoerus grypus chromosome 9, mHalGry1.hap1.1, whole genome shotgun sequence genome has a window encoding:
- the LOC118536866 gene encoding 26S proteasome complex subunit SEM1 produces the protein MSEKKQPVDLSLLEEDNEFREFPEEDWAGLDEDEDAHVSEDDWDDDNVDDDFSSQLGAGLQKHGYKMETS, from the coding sequence ATGTCAGAGAAAAAGCAGCCGGTAGACTTGAGTCTCTTGGAGGAAGACAACGAGTTCAGGGAGTTCCCTGAGGAAGACTGGGCTGGCttagatgaagatgaagatgcaCATGTCTCGGAGGATGATTGGGATGATGACAATGTAGATGATGACTTCTCCAGTCAATTAGGAGCTGGACTACAGAAACATGGTTATAAGATGGAGACCTCATAG